The proteins below are encoded in one region of Megasphaera vaginalis (ex Bordigoni et al. 2020):
- the rsxC gene encoding electron transport complex subunit RsxC, with the protein MMKSFIGGVHPDDGKIYAKDKAIEAPAVPEQVVIPMSQHFGAPCTPTVKVGDHVKKGQLIGTSDAFLHADIHASTSGDVVKVAPMPHNMMVTCMAVVIKADGKDEWVEGLPAEHDWKQLDGKEIIDLIKAAGVVGCGGATFPAHVKLTPNKPVDTFIVNAAECEPYLTADYRAMLEWADKLATGVQICMKALGVTKGFIGIEDNKMDAVKVMEEAFKDIPEVSVEALPTKYPQGAEKMLIKAVTGREVEPGGLPMNVGCVVSNVGTVCAITDAVCHGIPFIERVTTVTGDCIAEPKNLLLRIGTPFQYALDYCGGFSKQPDRVIGGGPMMGLAQYQLDVPITKGASGIVALSPEKCQVGVEDPCIRCGRCVDACPMGLIPSQLSIFSACQAWDKCMEYGVMNCVECGSCVFTCPAKRNIVQYIRNAKSQVKAMQQAEKAKAEAKA; encoded by the coding sequence ATGATGAAAAGCTTTATCGGTGGGGTCCATCCTGACGATGGGAAAATCTATGCAAAGGACAAAGCAATAGAAGCCCCGGCAGTACCGGAACAAGTAGTCATCCCGATGAGTCAGCACTTTGGTGCACCTTGTACTCCGACAGTCAAGGTTGGCGACCACGTTAAGAAAGGGCAGCTCATAGGGACCAGCGATGCATTTTTGCACGCTGATATTCACGCTTCGACTTCCGGTGACGTTGTCAAGGTAGCCCCTATGCCGCATAACATGATGGTTACATGTATGGCGGTCGTCATTAAAGCGGATGGAAAAGACGAATGGGTCGAAGGTCTTCCTGCTGAACATGACTGGAAACAGCTTGACGGCAAGGAAATTATTGACTTGATTAAGGCTGCCGGTGTTGTTGGTTGCGGCGGTGCGACGTTCCCGGCGCACGTTAAATTGACACCGAATAAGCCTGTTGACACCTTTATCGTCAACGCTGCCGAATGTGAACCGTATTTAACTGCCGATTATCGTGCCATGCTCGAATGGGCGGATAAATTGGCTACAGGCGTGCAGATCTGCATGAAGGCGTTAGGAGTTACCAAGGGGTTCATCGGCATTGAAGATAATAAAATGGACGCCGTAAAGGTTATGGAAGAAGCCTTTAAAGATATTCCTGAAGTCAGCGTTGAAGCTTTGCCGACGAAATATCCGCAAGGCGCGGAAAAAATGCTGATTAAAGCCGTTACGGGAAGAGAAGTCGAACCGGGCGGTTTGCCGATGAATGTCGGCTGCGTCGTCAGTAATGTCGGCACGGTCTGTGCTATTACCGATGCCGTTTGTCATGGCATTCCCTTTATTGAACGTGTTACGACGGTGACTGGAGATTGCATTGCCGAACCGAAGAATCTGCTCCTTCGCATCGGGACCCCGTTCCAATATGCGTTAGATTACTGCGGCGGCTTTTCCAAGCAACCGGATCGCGTTATCGGCGGCGGCCCGATGATGGGATTGGCGCAATATCAGCTTGATGTTCCCATCACTAAAGGCGCTTCCGGTATCGTTGCTTTGTCTCCTGAAAAATGTCAGGTTGGCGTCGAAGATCCCTGCATTCGTTGCGGACGTTGCGTCGATGCCTGTCCGATGGGGCTGATTCCCAGCCAATTAAGTATTTTCTCTGCTTGCCAGGCGTGGGACAAATGTATGGAATACGGTGTCATGAATTGCGTGGAATGCGGCAGTTGCGTATTTACTTGTCCGGCTAAACGGAACATCGTACAGTATATCCGCAATGCGAAATCGCAAGTGAAAGCTATGCAGCAAGCAGAAAAAGCCAAAGCGGAAGCCAAGGCCTAA